A window of the Phaseolus vulgaris cultivar G19833 chromosome 5, P. vulgaris v2.0, whole genome shotgun sequence genome harbors these coding sequences:
- the LOC137835555 gene encoding mitogen-activated protein kinase kinase kinase 18-like gives MEWTRGFIIGRGSSATVYTATSAHSSTVSAVKTAELSPSNSEKLQREQRILSSLFSPHIVTYKGCNTTEESNTLWFNLYMEYMPFGTLSQEIHRQGGRLSAPTIVHYVRQVLQGLEYLHNKGVVHCDIKGSNILIGEDGAKIGDFGCAKLLNESPVAAIGGTPMFMAPEVARGEEQGYPADIWALGCTVVEMATGFAPWPNLEDPVTVLYRVAYSNEVPEIPSFLSEEAKDFLGKCFRRNPKERWSCSELLKHPFLGEFSSNDKEIQQSNSCSPTSILEQGFWNSVEEAESEAGCASEPGNVVQIRSSDESPKGRIRRLALCSEDPIWELGDENWITTRGSEAAGASTCEGLDFDVNIRISDYFCDDYYKCSDVSVVVDSFNFEGGIGEMVLPSTFEFL, from the coding sequence ATGGAGTGGACCAGAGGCTTCATCATAGGACGTGGCTCATCAGCCACCGTCTACACCGCCACCTCCGCCCACTCCTCCACTGTTTCCGCCGTCAAGACTGCAGAGTTATCACCATCAAACTCAGAAAAGCTGCAGAGAGAACAGAGGATTCTGTCTTCTCTGTTTTCTCCCCACATAGTTACCTACAAAGGTTGTAACACCACAGAGGAAAGCAACACCCTATGGTTCAACCTCTACATGGAGTACATGCCCTTTGGAACTCTCTCGCAGGAAATTCATCGGCAAGGTGGCCGGCTCAGCGCGCCGACCATCGTGCACTACGTTCGACAAGTCCTGCAGGGGCTGGAGTACTTGCATAATAAGGGTGTTGTGCATTGTGATATTAAAGGTAGCAACATTTTGATTGGAGAAGATGGAGCAAAGATTGGGGATTTTGGATGTGCAAAGTTGTTGAACGAGTCTCCGGTggcggcgatcggaggcacgcCAATGTTCATGGCTCCAGAGGTGGCGCGTGGGGAGGAGCAGGGGTACCCTGCTGATATATGGGCGCTTGGGTGCACTGTGGTTGAAATGGCTACTGGGTTTGCGCCGTGGCCTAATTTAGAAGACCCTGTCACTGTGCTGTACCGTGTTGCATATTCCAATGAGGTTCCTGAGATTCCAAGCTTTCTGTCTGAAGAGGCAAAGGATTTCTTGGGGAAGTGTTTTAGGAGGAATCCTAAAGAGAGATGGAGTTGTAGTGAGCTTCTGAAGCATCCGTTTCTCGGGGAATTCAGTTCCAATGATAAGGAAATTCAGCAATCTAATTCATGTTCTCCAACAAGTATTCTTGAGCAGGGCTTTTGGAATTCTGTGGAAGAGGCAGAGTCAGAGGCAGGGTGTGCCTCTGAGCCTGGCAATGTGGTTCAGATTAGAAGTTCGGATGAGTCTCCCAAGGGTAGGATCAGAAGGCTAGCTTTGTGTTCAGAGGATCCAATTTGGGAGTTGGGTGATGAAAATTGGATCACAACTAGGGGTAGTGAAGCAGCAGGGGCTTCAACTTGTGAAGGGTTGGATTTTGATGTTAATATTAGAATTAGTGATTATTTTTGTGATGATTATTATAAATGTAGTGATGTTAGCGTTGTAGTTGATAGTTTCAATTTTGAGGGAGGCATAGGTGAGATGGTTCTCCCTTCAACatttgagtttttataa
- the LOC137835556 gene encoding uncharacterized protein, protein MLQLLYAVIFAQMFVIVSFLFKTPARKLVILTLDRLKRGRGPVVVKTVAATLLVVLASSLYSIAKIQRRSLDASVVNPTDQVLVSKHTLEASLMGFVLFLSLMIDRLHHYIRELRLLRKTMEAAKKQSRSFEDGKSVSAAEHKALVEEISGFKAEVEKLESECEVKASKAKTLEAEVEALRKQSEGFLMEYDRLLEDNQNLRSQLQAIDLSPSHAVNKKST, encoded by the exons ATGTTGCAGCTTCTCTACGCCGTCATTTTCGCCCAAATGTTCGTCATCGTTTCCTTCCTCTTCAAAACTCCGGCCAGGAAGCTAGTCATTCTCACATTGGATCGCCTCAAGCGCGGCCGCGGCCCCGTCGTCGTTAAGACCGTCGCCGCCACGCTGCTCGTGGTGCTCGCTTCCTCGCTCTACAGCATCGCCAAGATCCAGCGTCGGAGCCTCGACGCTTCCGTTGTTAACCCCACCGACCAAGTCCTCGTCTCTAAGCACACGCTCGAAGCTTCTCTTATGG GGTTTGTGCTGTTCCTGTCTCTGATGATAGACAGATTGCACCATTACATCAGAGAGCTTCGGTTACTGAGGAAGACCATGGAAGCTGCTAAGAAACAGAGTCGAAGTTTTGAGGATGGTAAAAGTGTCAGTGCAGCTGAGCACAAGGCTTTGGTGGAAGAAATTTCCGGATTTAAGGCCGAAGTTGAGAAACTGGAATCTGAGTGTGAAGTAAAAGCAAGCAAGGCTAAGACCTTGGAGGCTGAGGTGGAGGCTCTTAGAAAGCAATCCGAGGGGTTTCTAATGGAATATGATCGGCTCTTGGAAGACAATCAGAATCTTCGGAGTCAGTTGCAGGCTATTGACCTCAGTCCTTCCCATGCTGTTAACAAAAAGAGCACCTGA